The following are encoded together in the Daucus carota subsp. sativus chromosome 5, DH1 v3.0, whole genome shotgun sequence genome:
- the LOC108220215 gene encoding allene oxide cyclase, chloroplastic: MAAFSSSTSSSLLKPAFISSSPKLSAQSILPFRVSNPLPRRGLNMITTSATTTTVTTSFSCKSQSSPPDSQTRDQVQQLCVYEINERDRGSPAYLRLSQKSVNSLGDLVPFSNKIYTGDLQKRVGITAGLCVLIQNVPEKKGDRYEATFSFYFGDYGHICVQGQYLTYEDTYLAVTGGSGIFEGVYGQVKLQQLIFPFKLFYTFYLKGIPDLPEELLGAAVAPSPAVEPTAAAKACEPGATILNYTQ; this comes from the exons ATGGCTGCTTTTAGCTCCTCTACTTCTTCCTCTCTTCTTAAACCTGCATTCATCTCTTCCTCGCCTAAGCTATCGGCCCAGAGTATCTTGCCTTTTCGCGTCTCTAACCCACTGCCCCGTCGTGGCCTCAATATGATCACGACCTCTGCTACCACCACCACGGTCACCACATCATTCTCATGCAAAAGCCAGAGCAGCCCTCCAGATTCTCAAACACGCG ATCAAGTTCAACAACTGTGTGTCTATGAAATCAACGAGAGAGACCGTGGCAGCCCTGCCTATCTTCGTCTAAGCCAGAAATCCGTCAATTCCTTGGGCGATCTCGTTCCTTTCAGCAACAAA ATCTATACCGGAGACTTGCAGAAACGTGTGGGAATAACAGCAGGACTATGCGTTCTGATCCAGAATGTACCGGAAAAGAAAGGTGATCGTTATGAGGCGACATTCAGCTTCTACTTTGGAGACTATGGTCACATATGTGTGCAGGGACAGTACTTAACTTACGAGGACACTTACCTCGCTGTCACTGGTGGCTCTGGCATTTTCGAAGGAGTGTATGGACAGGTGAAGCTACAACAGCTGATATTTCCCTTTAAGTTGTTCTACACTTTCTACTTGAAAGGCATACCAGATTTGCCAGAGGAGTTGCTTGGTGCTGCAGTGGCTCCGTCGCCTGCAGTGGAGCCCACCGCGGCTGCCAAGGCATGTGAGCCTGGCGCCACCATTCTGAATTATACACAATGA
- the LOC108222738 gene encoding geranylgeranyl pyrophosphate synthase, chloroplastic — MSHLLSLSATISLTTTHSLHKSPKYPFHSLISIPNPRHKSSLSISSILAQESERPTSSPFDFKSYVLEKADSVNAALAAAIPLQAPATIHDSMRYSLLAGGKRVRPMLCLAACELVGGDVSAAMPAACALEMIHTMSLMHDDLPCMDDDDMRRGKPTNHMVFGENVAILAGDALLALAFEHVARNTKNVSSERVVRAVVELARCIGAEGLVAGQVVDVCSEGDSSVGLELLEFIHVHKTAALLEASVVLGAIVGGGCDEDVEKLRKFARCIGLLFQVVDDILDVTKSSQELGKTAGKDLVADKTTYPKLIGIDKSRELAKKLNKEAQEQLVGFDADKAAPLVALANYIAYRDN; from the coding sequence ATGAGTCATCTCCTTAGCTTGAGCGCAACAATCTCGTTAACCACAACTCACTCCCTACACAAATCCCCAAAATATCCATTCCATTCCCTCATTTCCATTCCAAACCCTAGACACAAAtcatctctctcaatctcttcGATTCTCGCTCAGGAATCGGAGCGCCCGACTTCTTCGCCCTTCGATTTCAAGTCGTATGTTCTCGAGAAGGCTGATTCTGTCAACGCCGCGCTCGCCGCCGCGATTCCGTTGCAGGCGCCGGCGACGATTCATGACTCGATGCGCTATTCTCTTCTGGCCGGCGGGAAGCGTGTGCGCCCCATGCTCTGCCTCGCCGCCTGCGAGCTCGTCGGCGGCGATGTTTCCGCCGCAATGCCGGCCGCTTGTGCGCTGGAGATGATTCATACGATGTCGCTCATGCACGATGATCTGCCGtgtatggatgatgatgatatgcGGCGCGGCAAGCCGACGAATCACATGGTGTTTGGGGAGAATGTGGCGATTCTGGCGGGGGATGCTTTGCTGGCCCTGGCGTTTGAGCATGTGGCGAGGAACACGAAGAATGTGTCGTCGGAGAGGGTAGTGAGGGCGGTGGTGGAATTGGCTAGGTGTATTGGCGCCGAAGGCTTGGTTGCAGGTCAGGTGGTTGATGTTTGTTCTGAGGGGGATTCGAGTGTCGGGTTGGAGCTTTTGGAATTTATTCATGTTCACAAGACTGCGGCATTGTTGGAGGCTTCGGTTGTGTTGGGGGCAATTGTGGGAGGTGGATGTGATGAGGATGTTGAGAAGTTGAGGAAGTTTGCGAGGTGTATTGGTTTGTTGTTTCAAGTGGTGGATGACATTCTTGATGTGACCAAGTCTTCTCAAGAATTGGGGAAAACGGCTGGGAAAGATTTAGTGGCGGATAAGACTACGTACCCGAAATTGATTGGGATTGACAAGTCGAGGGAGCTTGCGAAGAAGTTGAATAAGGAGGCTCAGGAGCAGCTCGTTGGGTTTGATGCAGATAAGGCTGCGCCGTTGGTTGCTTTGGCTAATTATATTGCTTATAGGGATAATTGA
- the LOC108222736 gene encoding dolichyl-diphosphooligosaccharide--protein glycosyltransferase 48 kDa subunit, protein MANLSGHILTLLLFPILIAAFSPENPTDRRILVLLDDLSLKSSHSIFFNSLQSRGFLLDFKLADDPSLSLQRYGQYLYDALVLFAPSTERFGGSLDLAAILDFADSGHDVIVAADENASDLIRNIAAECGVDFDEDSSAVVIDHISYAVSETEGDHTLIASDDFIKSDVILGSTPIEAPILFKGIGHSLNPANTLVLKVLSGSSSSYSANPKLKLSSPPALTGSAISLVSIVQARNNARILISGSLDLFSDKLFKSSVQKAGSPTRYGKSGNEQFVTELSKWVFHERGHLKAVNVRHNKVGESEEPAMYRINDELEYFVEIYEWSGTSWEPYVASDVQLQFYMMSPYVLKTMLTDQKGFYSVSMKVPDVYGVFQFKIEYQRLGYTSLSLSKQIPVRPFRHNEYERFITTAFPYYGASFSTMAGFFIFSIVYLYNK, encoded by the exons ATGGCGAATCTCTCCGGTCACATCTTGACATTATTACTTTTTCCGATCCTCATCGCCGCATTCTCGCCGGAAAATCCAACAGATCGACGCATTCTAGTCTTACTCGACGATCTCTCTCTCAAGTCATCTCACTCGATCTTCTTCAATTCGCTTCAGTCTCGTGGCTTTCTCCTCGATTTCAAGCTCGCTGATGATCCGAGTTTGTCGCTCCAGCGATATGGACAGTATTTGTATGACGCGCTCGTTTTGTTTGCTCCGAGTACTGAGA GATTTGGAGGATCGTTGGATTTGGCGGCCATACTCGATTTTGCTGATTCAGGTCATGATGTGATTGTTGCTGCTGATGAGAATGCTTCGGACTTGATCCGGAACATTGCTGCGGAATGTGGTGTTGATTTTGACGAG GACTCTTCAGCTGTGGTGATTGATCACATCAGTTATGCCGTTTCAGAAACCGAGGGAGACCACACATTAATCGCCTCTGATGATTTCATAAAATCTGATGTTATTTTGGGAAGCACACCTATTGAG GCCCCTATACTTTTCAAAGGTATTGGACATTCACTAAATCCAGCAAATACTTTG GTTTTGAAGGTTCTATCAGGTTCTTCTTCGTCATACTCTGCTAATCCTAAGCTTAAGCTGTCCAGCCCTCCCGCCCTTACTGGATCTGCTATCTCATTAGTTTCTATTGTGCAG GCAAGAAACAATGCAAGGATTCTTATTTCTGGCTCTTTAGATCTGTTCAGTGATAA ACTGTTTAAATCAAGTGTGCAAAAGGCTGGGAGTCCTACCAG ATATGGAAAATCTGGCAATGAACAATTTGTGACTGAACTTAGCAAATGGGTCTTTCACGAAAGGGGCCACTTAAAG GCTGTGAATGTTAGGCACAACAAAGTCGGTGAATCAGAAGAACCTGCAATGTACAGGATCAATGACGAGCTG GAATACTTCGTAGAAATTTATGAGTGGTCTGGAACAAGTTGGGAACCATATGTTGCCAGCGATGTTCAACTTCAGTTTTACATGATGAGCCCATATGTGCTAAAAACAATGCTAACTGATCAGAAG GGTTTTTACTCTGTTTCTATGAAGGTGCCCGATGTTTATGGTGTTTTTCAGTTCAAGATTGAGTACCAGAGGCTAGGATACACTAGCTTATCACTGTCAAAACAG ATTCCAGTTCGGCCCTTTAGACACAATGAATATGAAAGATTTATAACTACAGCCTTTCCTTATTATGGAGCTTCTTTCTCTACG ATGGCAGGGTTCTTCATCTTCAGCATTGTATACCTTTACAACAAGTAG